The following proteins come from a genomic window of Proteinivorax hydrogeniformans:
- a CDS encoding RtcB family protein, with translation MRQIQGKYNTAIAYGQYIEEAAINQIKILCDQEFTKRSKIRIMPDVHCGAGCTIGTTMTIEDKVVPNLVGVDIGCGMEIIKIRNRKLDLNKLDKLIYSKIPSGFNIRKKAHDFNCRIDLTALKAAEKVNLKRARLSIGTLGGGNHFIEVNKDSQDNLYLVVHSGSRHLGNEIAKLYQKKATEKLCVNTDMPKTLAYLSKRQSKDYLHDMSIIQEFADINRKAIIEEIINGMELEVVENFTTIHNYIDMKSMILRKGAVSARQGEKILVPLNMKDGSLICVGKGNPDWNYSAPHGAGRIMSRTKARKSLKMEQYKNLMSKIHTTSVSKNTLDECPLAYKPMEAITSTITPTAKIVERIKPVYNFKAPQ, from the coding sequence ATACAAGGGAAGTATAACACCGCTATAGCTTATGGACAATACATCGAAGAAGCAGCTATAAATCAGATAAAAATACTTTGTGACCAAGAATTTACCAAAAGAAGCAAGATAAGAATAATGCCGGATGTCCATTGTGGCGCGGGGTGTACTATTGGAACAACTATGACTATCGAGGATAAAGTGGTGCCCAACCTAGTTGGCGTAGATATTGGATGCGGTATGGAGATAATTAAAATCAGAAATCGTAAATTAGACTTGAATAAACTAGATAAGCTTATTTATTCTAAGATACCATCAGGTTTTAATATTAGAAAAAAAGCGCATGATTTCAACTGTAGGATCGATTTAACTGCTCTTAAAGCTGCAGAGAAGGTCAACTTAAAAAGAGCTAGATTGAGCATAGGTACCTTAGGTGGGGGCAATCACTTTATTGAGGTCAATAAAGATAGTCAAGATAATCTTTACCTAGTTGTACACTCAGGCAGCAGACATCTAGGTAACGAGATTGCAAAGCTTTATCAAAAAAAAGCTACAGAAAAACTGTGTGTAAATACTGATATGCCTAAAACGTTAGCCTACCTTTCTAAAAGACAATCTAAAGACTATCTTCATGATATGTCCATAATACAAGAATTTGCAGACATTAACCGTAAAGCTATAATTGAGGAAATAATAAATGGTATGGAGCTAGAAGTTGTAGAAAATTTTACTACTATCCATAACTATATAGACATGAAAAGCATGATTTTACGTAAGGGAGCGGTTTCTGCTCGACAAGGTGAAAAAATTCTTGTGCCATTAAACATGAAGGATGGCAGTTTAATATGTGTGGGCAAAGGAAACCCTGATTGGAACTATTCTGCCCCTCACGGTGCTGGCAGAATAATGAGTCGAACAAAAGCAAGAAAATCCTTAAAAATGGAGCAATATAAGAACCTTATGTCAAAAATCCACACTACTTCCGTGAGCAAAAATACACTAGATGAATGTCCATTAGCCTACAAGCCTATGGAAGCCATCACGAGCACAATAACACCCACAGCTAAAATTGTGGAGAGAATAAAACCAGTATATAACTTTAAAGCCCCTCAGTAA